A window from Clupea harengus chromosome 14, Ch_v2.0.2, whole genome shotgun sequence encodes these proteins:
- the LOC116223512 gene encoding mucin-5AC-like: MPTTTLADTTTLADTTTSVPTTTLADTTTSVPTTTSVPTTTSVLTTTLADTTTSGQNTTLTHTTISEITNIISVPTTSAITSIPTTTLADTTTVGITTTSVPTTYTTTSIPTTTLADTTTSEVTTKLFPTTSATTSGQTTTLADTTTSEITTTSVPTTSATSSIPTTTLADTTTSEVTTTAVPITSAITSIPTTTFADTTTSEVTTTSVPITSVPTSIPTTTVAATTTDMPKTTLAATTTLADTTTLADTTTSVPTTTLADPTTSEITTTSEPTTSATSSIPTTTLTDTTTSEVTTKLFPTTSATTSGQTTTLADTTTSEITTTSVPTTSATSSIPTTTLAHTTTSQITTTLDPTTSAKTSIPTTTLADTTTSEVTTKLFPTSATTSGQTTTLTHTTISEITTTSVPTTSAITSIPTTTVADTSKSEVTTKLFPTTTIPTTTLADTTTSEVTTTSDPKTSATTSIPTTTLADTTISEITTTSVHTTSATTSFPSTTLADTTTLADTTTLAATTTSIPTTTLADTTTSEITTTSDPTTSATTSIPTTILADTTTSEVTTKLFPTTSATTSGQTTTLADTTTSEITTTSVPTTSATSSIPTTTLAHTTTSQITTTSDPTTSAKTSIPTTTLADTTTSEVTTKLFPTTSVPTTTLADTTTSVPTTTLADTTTSEVTTKLFPTTSATTSGQTTTLADTTTSGITTTSDPTTSATTSIPTTTLTDTTTLAASTTSEITTTSVPTTSATTSIPTTTVADTTTSEVTTKLFPTTSVPTTTLADTTTSVPTTTLAASTTSIPTTTLADTTTPEVTTTSVPTTYATTSIPTTILADISTSEVNINIWPNHYIS; the protein is encoded by the exons ATGCCTACAACTACATTAGCTGATACTACAACATTAGCTGACACAACAACATCTGTTCCTACTACTACATTAGCTGACACAACAACATCTGTTCCTACTACAACATCTGTTCCTACTACAACATCTGTTCTTACTACTACATTAGCTGACACAACAACATCTGGCCAAAACACTACATTAACTCATACTACAATATCAGAAATTACTAATATAATATCAGTCCCTACAACATCTGCTATAACATCCATCCctaccacaacattagcagATACTACAACAGTAGGAATTACTACCACATCAGTCCCTACAACATATACTACAACATCCATCCCTACCACTACATTAGCTGATACTACAACATCAGAAGTCACAACTAAATTGTTCCCTACAACATCTGCAACAACATCTGGCCAAACCACTACATTAGCTGATACTACAACATCCGAAATTACTACTACATCAGTCCCTACGACATCTGCCACATCATCCATCCCTACCACTACATTAGCAGATACTACAACATCAGAAGTTACAACTACAGCAGTCCCTATAACATCTGCTATAACATCCATCCCTACCACTACATTTGCTGATACGACAACATCAGAAGTTACAACTACATCAGTCCCTATAACATCTGTTCCAACATCAATCCCTACCACTACAGTAGCTGCTACGACTACAGATATGCCTAAAACAACATTAGCTGCTACTACAACATTAGCTGATACTACAACATTAGCTGACACAACAACATCTGTTCCTACTACTACATTAGCTGACCCAACAACATCAGAAATTACAACTACATCAGAACCTACAACATCTGCCACATCATCCATCCCTACCACAACATTAACTGATACTACAACATCAGAAGTCACAACTAAATTGTTCCCTACAACATCTGCAACAACATCTGGCCAAACCACTACATTAGCTGATACTACAACATCCGAAATTACTACTACATCAGTCCCTACGACATCTGCCACATCATCCATCCCTACCACAACATTAGCTCATACTACAACATCACAAATTACTACCACATTAGACCCTACAACATCTGCAAAAACATCCATCCCTACCACAACATTAGCTGATACTACAACATCAGAAGTCACAACTAAATTGTTCCCTACATCTGCAACAACATCTGGCCAAACCACTACATTAACTCATACTACAATATCAGAAATTACTACTACATCAGTTCCTACAACATCTGCTATAACATCAATCCCTACCACTACAGTAGCTGATACCTCAAAATCAGAAGTCACAACTAAATTGTTCCCTACTACAACCATCCCCACCACTACATTAgctgacacaacaacatcagaaGTTACTACCACATCAGACCCTAAAACATCTGCAACAACATCCATCCCAACCACTACACTAGCTGATACTACAATATCAGAAATTACTACTACATCAGTCCATACGACTTCTGCAACAACATCCTTCCCTTCCACAAC ATTAGCTGACACAACTACATTAGCTGATACTACAACATTAGCTGCTACTACAACATCCATCCCTACCACAACATTAgctgacacaacaacatcagaaATTACTACCACATCAGACCCTACAACATCTGCAACAACATCCATCCCAACCACAATATTAGCTGATACTACAACATCAGAAGTCACAACTAAATTGTTCCCTACAACATCTGCAACAACATCTGGCCAAACCACTACATTAGCTGATACTACAACATCCGAAATTACTACTACATCAGTCCCTACGACATCTGCCACATCATCCATCCCTACCACAACATTAGCTCATACTACAACATCACAAATTACTACCACATCAGACCCTACAACATCTGCAAAAACATCCATCCCTACCACAACATTAGCTGATACTACAACATCAGAAGTCACAACTAAATTGTTCCCTACAACATCTGTTCCTACTACAACATTAGCTGACACAACAACATCTGTTCCTACTACAACATTAGCTGATACTACAACATCAGAAGTTACTACTAAATTGTTCCCTACAACATCTGCAACAACATCTGGCCAAACCACTACATTAGCTGATACTACAACATCAGGAATTACTACCACATCAGACCCTACAACATCTGCAACAACATCCATCCCAACCACCACATTAACTGATACTACAACATTAGCTGCTTCTACAACATCAGAGATAACAACTACATCAGTCCCTACGACATCTGCAACAACATCTATCCCTACTACTACAGTAGCTGATACTACAACATCAGAAGTCACAACTAAATTGTTCCCTACAACATCTGTTCCTACTACTACATTAGCTGACACAACAACATCTGTTCCTACTACAACATTAGCTGCTTCTACAACATCCATCCCCACCACTACATTAGCGGACACAACAACACCAGAAGTTACTACTACATCAGTCCCTACAACATATGCTACAACATCCATCCCTACCACAATATTAGCTGATATCTCAACATCAGAAGTCAACATCAACATCTGGCCAAACCACTACATTAGCTGA